From bacterium:
TTATAGCCTTATTGATTACCTTAAACGTGGCACTAGTTTCAAGCGCGGTTTCCAAGCCGCAATCCATCTACCTGGGGTTTTACGTCCTGGGTGGGCCAAAGTCGGGGTTCAACTGTTCAAGATGAGTGAAGCACCTGTCCAGTTTTCCCCGGCCAGATCTGATCTCGGAGCTAATAAAATGCTATCGTAAACTCGATTCGGGGTGGGGAAAGTGGGGTTCAATCACCGCCGGATCTTAGAACCTATTGGCAATATCCCGCCGGCGGAATTCGAGGCCGATTACTGGAGAAAGGAGGGTCAGGAAAAGACGGAAGAACTCAAGCAACCGAGCCTCCGGTAAACCCGGGACGGTTCACCTCACCCAGCCTGGATTCTCCTTCCTTCTCTTTCTGTGTCTCCTTGTCGCTTCCAGCATCCGGCATCTTCCCACCTCCTTGGACATAAGGTTATCCTTATTCCGTGTCCAAGGAAATCGGGTGCACTTTACTTGAAAATAGCATCTATCAACCAACCATAATAATCAATGAATCTATTGTCTGACCAAGTATTCTCGTAAGCTTTACGTGCCTCTGTAGACATACTATTAATGTTCTCTTCAACATATCTCATCGCCTCAATAATCTCCTCTATTCCCGCAGATTTTGAAATAACCATCCCATTCTCTCTATGTGACACGTCTTGTGTTAACCCAGGTATATCTCTGACTATAACAGGTGTTCCATTCATATAAGAATCCGGGATTACTCCGCTCTGAGTTATCTCTTTATCAAGCCTGAAGACTGCGTAGCTTCTTGAAACAATCTCGTTTATTTCCTTATCTGTTATAATGGGTTTATTCACGAGAGTCAGTTTTTCTTTCCCGGCCTCTGTTAAATGATTCGTATATTTATAGATATTATTTGAGCTGACCAGAACAAACTTATATTCCAGCTTCTTTCTTGCCACATAGTTAATAAGCTGTATAAATGTATCGTGGCCGGTAGCCATGCTGACATTGCCAATCATTGAGAAATAGCGTCTGTTATCTTGTTTCACTACTCCTTTATCTGGAATTAGTAGGGGGCAGATATGGTGCTCCGAATTTCTATCTTTATAATGATCCCTATATATCTTGCCAGAATTCTCTGAGGGTGATATTACATGATCAATATATTTTGCTGTAGTCTTTTGAATAATCTCTACCAGGTTGATTTTCAGCGAGTTTGTTAAACCATACTCCCGCTTTGAGTCTTTATAGGGATCGTGAAGATACAGAACGGTCAAGACATCCGGGTTCTTGGCCTTGAATCTATTAGCTATTATCGGATTTAGTGGATGTGTATTATAGAAAAGGATAGCTCTTGGTGGATATTTACACGCAATTTCTTTCATTCTACCATGCAAATAGGATCGTGCTGCTTCGCCGAGTTCCAATCTCTTAGTATTGTATTCTGTAAAATATATCTCGTTACCATATTCATCCCCTAGCGCCCGATAGCCTCTTGATAATATATATTTGACTTCGCCACCGCATTTTTCGATTCCATCACCTATCACTCGAAAATATTTCCGCAAGCCTGGTGAATACTTAAGGCTAACTATATAAATCATTTTTACCTGTCTTCGTTTCTTTGACAGCAATAACTGTATAGCTTTCTCCCTTTCTCCATGGGAAATATCCGCATATTGACATTGGTATCCAATTGATTAAGGCAAGCGGTGTCTTCCTAAATATCCCATATCCTGTTAATCCTGTTGTCCCATCGCTTCTAATTTCAAATCCGCTATTCTCTATCATCTCTCTCCACACACTAATTCCATTTAAGGAAATATGATCGTCTATGTATCCATGCCACCTATTACCAAGACGTTGTGCACAAATACCTTCTGGGTTAGGAGTTGTTATTGCAAATATTCCTCCGCACTTTAATACTCGTCTTGCTTCGATAATGAATGTTTCGGGATCCTTCAGGTGCTCTATAACCTGAAAAGCTGTTACTACATCAAAGCATGAGTCAATGTAAGGCAGACAGGAGCAGTCGCCCGTAGTCAATTTCGTTCTGTTCAGCTTCTTACCTGCAAGTATTATGGATTCATCGGCTATATCGATTCCATTCAACTCTGCTCGAGGGTACCACTTCTCCAATCGTTCTAGAAAGTTGCCAACCCCACAGCCTACATCAAGCGCTGCAAAGGAAGTATCTCTTGTTAGATTTCCTATTCTGCGCAACTTCTTTACCCAATATCTGTAGGTTACCTCCATCCGCATACTTAATATGTGTTTCTTTCCCTGTTCTATCATAAGGCTGGCCCTTGAGGATCTTCCCACATCAATTCTGGGTGTCTCTTACCTGACAATATATCTTCATAAGCTTGCATCATTAGGAGTGCGACATTACTAATGTTGTATTTCTCAAGAGCAAGTCTTCTTGCATTTTCGCCTGTTTCTTCCAGTAATCTAGGTTCTGAGAATAGTCTTATTAACCCTTTTCTTACGCCAGCTATTTCTGGTTCAACTATTATTCCTGCTCTAGATGCTTCTATTTCCTCTGAATTGGTGGCATTACTGGTCAACAATACAGGGGTCGATGATGCTAAAGCTTCTAATAATGACATGCTTACGCCCTCGGTCATGCTAGGAAGGATCATTAAATCTGAAATCGCCTGTAACTTGTGCTTATCGACTTCGTCTGCAAGACCATACCAGACCACTCTCTTCTCAATATTCAGTTCTCGGGTCATGTTCTTAAGTGAAGAATAGTAATGCTTATCCTCTATAGGTCCGGCAATAATGAAATGCACATTATGGCCTTCCCGTAATAAGAAGGGAATAGCTTGGATTACTAAATCAATATTCTTTACTTTATGTACTCTTCCCAGAAAAAGAATAAGGATTGAAGCTCCATCTATGCCTAGAGCTTGTCTAAACTCCATGGCATCCTTCTTACTAATGTATTCCGTTTCACAATCTACTCCATTCGGAACAATGAAGCTCTCAGGAATTCTCACATATTCTTTAGCGTCCGTTCTCTCTCTCTCATTTAAAAAGCTGATTGCCGCTGCTGACTCAATAGCTTTTTTTACAAAAAGGCTCCAATACATCTTCTTAATAAGCTGGTTCCCGACTGAGAAGAGCGCCTCCTCCCTTAAACTGCCATGTGGAGAAATAATATATTTAATCTCATTCTTAACACTGAAGCGTTCAACTGCAATTTGATGCCATTGCCAGATTGAAGAAACATGCACCAAATCGAACTTTGAAATATTCTCTTTCAGAGACGTAGCAAGCTCCCTTGAGTAAAATGCTCTGCTCTTCCCCAAATTGCACCTAAAATATTTAACTGAAACATCTCCATTCCTTGAAGCTGTCTTTTCCATATTGATGAGGTGCCCCCCCTTACCGTCCGCATCGGTAGTGTAGACTGTTATATCTGCTCCTTTTCTCGATAAGGCATTACAGAGTTGGCTTACTGATGTAACAGTACCCCCAAATGCCCATGCTGGTTCATAAGCAGGCGTCACAAATAAGACTTTCATCTCTATTTCCCTTATAGAAACCACAAAGTGTGTTCTCTGGTTTTGCAATATACTGCATTCCTGGAATATCCTATCTTCTAGTACAAATAAGTGTTCTCATGAAAGATCAAAGATTAACGAATCCTATTTCTATAGTATTTATTAAACTCTATCAATTAGATAGACCCTACAGCCTCTAACAATCTTTCCGCTGTCTTGGCCGGCGAATATTCATCTATTATCGACCTAGACGCTTTGCCCATCCCCTTAAGGTCATATACTCCTTTTACCATATTAGATATATGGTTCATAAGTTCCTCTTTATTGTGTGGATCAAAAGAGAAGCCATTGATGCCTTCTTTTATAATATCTGGGTAACAACCGCACCTTCTTGAAACAATAATAGGCAACCCGGATGCCATGGCCTCATTTACCACTAGTCCCCATGTTTCGCTCAAACTAGGTAGAACCAATACATCACATATCCCATAATATAAAGCCAGCTCTTCCTTTTGCTTAAAACCTGCCAGATAAACATTTTTCATATTGTGCTTCTGTACATAATCTTGGACTTCGCCCATTAATGGTCCAGATCCAACCATTACTAAACCACAAACTTTCTTATCATCAACCGGAAGTGAATTAATACAATCTAATAAGAAAATGAGGTTCTTCTCCTTTGAAAACCTTCCAACGTATAGAATGTTAACTTTTCTCAATGCTAGCTCTTTTCGCAAAGCATGTTTTTCTAAACGGAATTCGGCAGATTTCTTCCAATAGAATTCATTGTCTACAGAATTACCCATCAGGAATATCCTTCCCGGGCACATACCTAGCTTTCTTATATATTCTCTTCCCTTAGAACCATATACGATTGCCGCATCACAATTACGTATGAATCTTCTCTTCAACATCTCCCTAAGAAAGATCCGCCTTCTATCTTCTTCGTTCGAAGCCGATAGGATTATAGCTTTTCTCCTGTAAAGCCTTTTCCAAAGCAGGGCAGTCCAAAATGCAGGACTATCGTAACCTGCGATTATTAGGACTTTTGCATTCAACTTGCGAAGACTCGAGAAAGTGCGCGCGACTAAATTCAGTTTGTTGATACTTTCTAATGGCTTCCTATACAATATCTCATAGTCGTATTGCATATTTCCTTTATCAATTATCCAATCCCTAGGGATTTCGGTTTCTGCGATGAAGATAACTTTGAAATCATCATGGATCCTCGCTATTTCCGAAAACAGAGCATTTCTATATGGCGTTACAATATTGTGCAAGATTACGATATTATTCGATCCCATTGCTTGACCAATCACTATCGCACGAACCCATGATAGCTCCATATATTAGGAAGAGGTAAAATCCAAAAGTATATGTTGCATAATCATGCAATAAATGAGCCTGCGTTATTCCAATTACTATATTTGCTACAACTATCGCAATAAAGCCCCAAAATAGTTGCTTTGTCCGTTTATCCGAATTCCTCCCTTTTTGATACAACCTCATGATCATTTGCCATAACACGAAAAACAACAGTAAAAGCTCAAAGATTCCTGATGTAAATATTGCGTTTATATATTCATTGTGAGGCCCGTATAGACCAGTAATTTTATATGATAGTTCTGTGTTTGCCGGGCCAATTCCAAGAGCAACATTCTGCCCATTATCTTCTAAATATTCTATGCTCTCCTCCCAGCCCCTTATTCTCACTTCTCCCTGTTCAAAGAGTGTCTGTATACTCCCTGGTTCAATGAAAGAGTATCTATTCTCAACAAGTTGAGGCTCAAGATAAAACCACAAAGCAATAGCAGCAATTACTATTACCATCACAATTTTTCTCTTGCCTTTTAGGGCAATCATTCCGATAATCAGTAATCCTGTCGCTAATCCAATCAGTGCAATTCTGGAATAACTTAATAATATAACCCCAGTCCCCGACAAGATCAGTATCCAAGCGACCTTCTTATATCCCCTTGAAATAAAGGAATAGCCTCCAATGGCCATTAATATCAGCAGTACAAACCATTGACCTGTTGAGCCTCTGAATAGCCCCAGGAAACCATAACCAAATTCCTGGTATGAAAGTATCTCGCTTCCCTGTTGTCCAAGCCTTATGCTCTCGAAGATCGCTAGTTTAAACGGAGTGAAGTAACTAACCAGGCCGGCTATAGAAAGCACCACACCAAAATACAGGTTTATCTCTAGAAAACCACCCGTTTGTTTCTGATCCATTTTTGTGCTCATGCCAACAATAAGAACAATAACCAGATTTAGATTTCTGTAGAACCAAATTGCAGAATCAAGAGATAGAATCGTATAGTCACCTATTATTGATAAACATAAACCAGTGATAATGGGGAGTACTATTAATAGGAAGAATATACTTACTACATATTTATCATTGAGGATTCTCGATACCTCTGTATTATTCTTCACCAAATATATTATGAGCACAGGTAACATTAAATCGGAAACGTATATTGCGCTTGCTATACCTGTTACTATTATTGTCAATGGCACAGTAAGATATGCGACAACAACCAAGAGTTTCAGGATTCGAGGAGCTTCATTCTCTCTGAAAAACAAGAAATAAGATGCTATGCATACTAAGGCTTGCGCCATAAATACTATTTGAAAACTCATCCTGGGTTATCTTCTCCTAAGCGCGAAATACTTCGCGTAAGTCGCTATTGATACAGGAGCCCTATTCCTTAAGAGTGAGGGTGTTCTTAATGACACTCCAACCGAAGCTAGCGCAGTTTCTC
This genomic window contains:
- a CDS encoding glycosyltransferase, which translates into the protein MQNQRTHFVVSIREIEMKVLFVTPAYEPAWAFGGTVTSVSQLCNALSRKGADITVYTTDADGKGGHLINMEKTASRNGDVSVKYFRCNLGKSRAFYSRELATSLKENISKFDLVHVSSIWQWHQIAVERFSVKNEIKYIISPHGSLREEALFSVGNQLIKKMYWSLFVKKAIESAAAISFLNERERTDAKEYVRIPESFIVPNGVDCETEYISKKDAMEFRQALGIDGASILILFLGRVHKVKNIDLVIQAIPFLLREGHNVHFIIAGPIEDKHYYSSLKNMTRELNIEKRVVWYGLADEVDKHKLQAISDLMILPSMTEGVSMSLLEALASSTPVLLTSNATNSEEIEASRAGIIVEPEIAGVRKGLIRLFSEPRLLEETGENARRLALEKYNISNVALLMMQAYEDILSGKRHPELMWEDPQGPAL
- a CDS encoding glycosyltransferase, producing MIGDGIEKCGGEVKYILSRGYRALGDEYGNEIYFTEYNTKRLELGEAARSYLHGRMKEIACKYPPRAILFYNTHPLNPIIANRFKAKNPDVLTVLYLHDPYKDSKREYGLTNSLKINLVEIIQKTTAKYIDHVISPSENSGKIYRDHYKDRNSEHHICPLLIPDKGVVKQDNRRYFSMIGNVSMATGHDTFIQLINYVARKKLEYKFVLVSSNNIYKYTNHLTEAGKEKLTLVNKPIITDKEINEIVSRSYAVFRLDKEITQSGVIPDSYMNGTPVIVRDIPGLTQDVSHRENGMVISKSAGIEEIIEAMRYVEENINSMSTEARKAYENTWSDNRFIDYYGWLIDAIFK
- a CDS encoding glycosyltransferase, translating into MIGQAMGSNNIVILHNIVTPYRNALFSEIARIHDDFKVIFIAETEIPRDWIIDKGNMQYDYEILYRKPLESINKLNLVARTFSSLRKLNAKVLIIAGYDSPAFWTALLWKRLYRRKAIILSASNEEDRRRIFLREMLKRRFIRNCDAAIVYGSKGREYIRKLGMCPGRIFLMGNSVDNEFYWKKSAEFRLEKHALRKELALRKVNILYVGRFSKEKNLIFLLDCINSLPVDDKKVCGLVMVGSGPLMGEVQDYVQKHNMKNVYLAGFKQKEELALYYGICDVLVLPSLSETWGLVVNEAMASGLPIIVSRRCGCYPDIIKEGINGFSFDPHNKEELMNHISNMVKGVYDLKGMGKASRSIIDEYSPAKTAERLLEAVGSI
- a CDS encoding O-antigen ligase family protein; translation: MSFQIVFMAQALVCIASYFLFFRENEAPRILKLLVVVAYLTVPLTIIVTGIASAIYVSDLMLPVLIIYLVKNNTEVSRILNDKYVVSIFFLLIVLPIITGLCLSIIGDYTILSLDSAIWFYRNLNLVIVLIVGMSTKMDQKQTGGFLEINLYFGVVLSIAGLVSYFTPFKLAIFESIRLGQQGSEILSYQEFGYGFLGLFRGSTGQWFVLLILMAIGGYSFISRGYKKVAWILILSGTGVILLSYSRIALIGLATGLLIIGMIALKGKRKIVMVIVIAAIALWFYLEPQLVENRYSFIEPGSIQTLFEQGEVRIRGWEESIEYLEDNGQNVALGIGPANTELSYKITGLYGPHNEYINAIFTSGIFELLLLFFVLWQMIMRLYQKGRNSDKRTKQLFWGFIAIVVANIVIGITQAHLLHDYATYTFGFYLFLIYGAIMGSCDSDWSSNGIE
- a CDS encoding class I SAM-dependent methyltransferase, which produces MIEQGKKHILSMRMEVTYRYWVKKLRRIGNLTRDTSFAALDVGCGVGNFLERLEKWYPRAELNGIDIADESIILAGKKLNRTKLTTGDCSCLPYIDSCFDVVTAFQVIEHLKDPETFIIEARRVLKCGGIFAITTPNPEGICAQRLGNRWHGYIDDHISLNGISVWREMIENSGFEIRSDGTTGLTGYGIFRKTPLALINWIPMSICGYFPWRKGESYTVIAVKETKTGKNDLYS